The following are from one region of the Anaeromusa acidaminophila DSM 3853 genome:
- the cas9 gene encoding type II CRISPR RNA-guided endonuclease Cas9 (Cas9, originally named Csn1, is the large, multifunctional signature protein of type II CRISPR/Cas systems. It is well known even to general audiences because its RNA-guided endonuclease activity has made it a popular tool for custom editing of eukaryotic genomes.) produces the protein MNYTIGLDIGVASIGWAVIDNDNKRIVALNENLFDKAEDYKGKSKAEVRREKSSRSKTVRRKAHRLIRVRRLFVNTGLLTKDIVTNFHFHPSLLNKPNDLGKRTRKSPYQLRAEGLDRCLSNIEWAVVLFHLAKHRSFISVDTKDENAQKMKKAINENRSLLTMCAYRTVGEMYYKDDKFKEKCRNKGGEFTATINRQMLLDELTLLFEAQRSFGNQYSSVEFQQKYVTIFSSQRPTFTNSAIEKMVGYCTFEPHQKRAPKNSYTVERFNLLRDLSQLKYMIGIEEFFLTMEEKQAIIDLAYSKEKVTYSNIRTILNKKFKFPPNAIFKGHPIDKEQKNFTSLKGYHTLKKALSPLGANEWNVFSQNYRLLDQTVESIALGKNEANIIKRFKKIGLPPKYHSLLCNVSFSKFSHLSFKALNNILPLMESGMTYTAACANSKYKGHYIKNTQIQKTDPLILPLIPQTLFSNPVVFRALCKTRRIVQAIIKRYGLPYAIHLETARELSNSDEKKKEIEEQQNKNRKATEILVKELKEFGITTPKYSLIEKYRYYKEQDGICPYSGEPINLDMLLSDLYGSIYEIDHIIPYSLTQCNERSNKVLVKQSENQNKSNRLPIEYLGRDKERWDRFCTWVKGSRLSVRKKQTLLREPLTKEESECFRTRNLTDTQYAATAAAEYLKVGVTFSDKNNRKPIVLIKGAVTGFLRYNWGIKKDREKFLQHAQDAAVVAVASEKMLQQISEYYKLKETQPQLFYNKDNRPSFPMPWPFFNNELKARLSANPVEKIAAYKRIHKIPPVYYDEDISCYKPLYPSIAVRYKINGCLLDETAQSALPKYIKEGYTIKKIPLTELEPKHLIEDKDGIIPVVGADKDVAFREALLKRFTDIISIDEYYKKSLTEIKKISKQAFTEKFFKPSKPGRVPSLVKSIRIIDKGTAGHIKNNALYKNGTDSLFKVSIFKKNESYYFVPHYRLPALQKKEVLKAIVPKNSEENWIPIDETFHRCFSLYKNNLVRLITVRGEEHIGYYKGTHRRINAINLLSKETSFSITAPQIKYIELLFVSVLGDITRSKGDFS, from the coding sequence ATGAATTACACAATAGGATTGGATATTGGGGTCGCATCGATCGGATGGGCTGTAATTGATAATGACAATAAAAGAATTGTCGCATTAAATGAAAACCTTTTTGACAAAGCTGAAGATTATAAGGGGAAAAGTAAAGCCGAAGTTAGAAGAGAAAAATCGAGCAGAAGCAAGACCGTACGCAGAAAAGCTCATCGTCTTATTCGAGTACGACGTCTTTTTGTAAATACCGGGCTTCTTACAAAAGATATAGTAACGAACTTTCATTTTCATCCTTCCCTTCTTAATAAACCAAACGATTTAGGTAAACGAACTAGAAAGTCACCTTATCAACTTCGTGCCGAGGGATTAGATCGTTGTCTAAGTAATATTGAATGGGCTGTCGTTCTATTTCATCTTGCCAAACACCGTAGTTTTATTTCTGTTGATACAAAAGATGAAAATGCTCAAAAAATGAAAAAAGCAATCAACGAAAATCGTTCATTGCTTACTATGTGCGCTTACCGAACAGTGGGTGAAATGTATTATAAAGACGATAAATTCAAAGAGAAATGCCGAAATAAGGGAGGAGAATTTACTGCAACTATTAACAGGCAAATGCTATTGGATGAACTAACTTTATTATTTGAAGCTCAGCGTTCTTTTGGAAATCAATATTCATCGGTTGAATTTCAACAAAAATATGTAACAATCTTTTCTAGTCAACGCCCCACCTTCACAAATTCAGCAATTGAAAAAATGGTTGGTTACTGTACGTTCGAACCACACCAAAAGCGGGCTCCAAAAAATTCTTATACTGTAGAACGTTTCAATTTATTGCGGGATTTAAGCCAGTTGAAGTATATGATTGGAATCGAAGAATTTTTCTTAACCATGGAAGAAAAACAAGCCATAATTGATTTAGCCTATTCAAAGGAAAAGGTGACCTATTCTAACATCCGAACTATATTAAATAAAAAGTTCAAATTCCCCCCTAATGCTATTTTTAAAGGTCACCCAATTGATAAAGAACAAAAAAACTTCACCTCTCTAAAAGGATATCACACGCTAAAAAAGGCACTGAGTCCATTAGGTGCTAATGAATGGAATGTTTTTTCTCAAAACTATCGTCTATTGGATCAAACGGTCGAATCAATTGCTTTGGGGAAAAATGAAGCAAATATTATCAAACGTTTTAAAAAGATTGGGCTGCCCCCAAAATATCATTCTCTACTTTGCAACGTATCCTTCTCAAAATTTTCTCATTTATCCTTCAAGGCATTAAACAATATTCTTCCGCTTATGGAATCCGGCATGACGTATACTGCTGCTTGCGCAAACAGTAAATATAAGGGCCATTATATTAAAAATACGCAGATTCAAAAAACAGACCCTCTTATTCTGCCTCTCATTCCTCAAACACTATTTTCAAATCCAGTTGTATTTAGAGCATTATGCAAAACTCGCCGTATTGTTCAGGCAATCATTAAACGCTACGGCTTACCTTATGCTATACATCTTGAAACAGCTCGTGAACTGTCTAACTCTGATGAAAAGAAAAAGGAGATAGAAGAACAACAAAACAAAAATAGAAAGGCAACAGAAATCCTAGTCAAGGAGTTAAAGGAATTTGGCATAACAACACCCAAGTATTCATTAATTGAAAAATATCGCTATTATAAAGAACAAGATGGAATATGTCCCTACAGCGGTGAGCCGATTAATTTGGATATGTTACTGAGTGATTTATACGGAAGCATTTATGAAATTGATCACATTATTCCCTACAGTCTGACTCAATGTAATGAACGGTCAAATAAGGTCCTTGTAAAACAATCGGAAAATCAAAATAAGTCTAATCGGTTACCCATTGAATATTTGGGACGAGATAAAGAACGTTGGGATCGATTCTGCACCTGGGTAAAAGGCTCTCGCCTTTCCGTGAGAAAAAAACAAACTTTACTCCGCGAGCCTTTAACCAAGGAAGAAAGCGAATGTTTTCGAACAAGAAATCTCACCGACACTCAATATGCCGCAACCGCAGCTGCCGAGTATTTAAAAGTGGGCGTAACATTTAGCGATAAGAACAATCGTAAGCCGATTGTTCTTATTAAAGGCGCTGTAACAGGCTTTCTTCGCTACAATTGGGGAATAAAAAAAGACAGGGAGAAGTTTTTACAACATGCTCAAGATGCTGCTGTTGTAGCAGTTGCCAGCGAGAAGATGCTCCAACAAATATCAGAATACTATAAGCTAAAAGAAACTCAACCTCAACTGTTTTATAACAAAGACAATAGACCTTCATTCCCTATGCCTTGGCCGTTTTTTAATAACGAATTAAAGGCTCGTTTATCAGCAAATCCTGTAGAAAAAATAGCTGCCTATAAAAGAATCCATAAGATACCTCCGGTGTATTACGACGAAGATATTTCTTGTTATAAACCTCTCTATCCATCCATTGCCGTGCGTTATAAAATTAATGGATGTTTACTCGACGAAACAGCGCAAAGCGCTCTTCCTAAATACATTAAGGAAGGCTACACGATTAAAAAGATTCCCTTAACGGAATTAGAGCCAAAACATCTCATAGAAGATAAAGACGGCATTATTCCGGTGGTTGGGGCAGATAAAGACGTTGCCTTTCGAGAAGCTCTGTTAAAGCGGTTTACTGACATCATATCTATTGACGAATATTATAAGAAATCTCTTACAGAAATAAAGAAAATATCTAAGCAAGCCTTTACCGAAAAATTCTTTAAACCATCAAAGCCTGGTCGTGTGCCTTCTCTTGTAAAAAGTATAAGGATTATTGATAAAGGTACGGCCGGCCATATTAAGAATAACGCCCTTTACAAAAATGGAACGGATAGTCTATTTAAAGTCAGCATATTTAAAAAGAATGAATCCTACTATTTTGTTCCTCATTATCGGCTGCCGGCACTACAAAAAAAGGAAGTTTTAAAGGCTATTGTTCCGAAAAATAGTGAAGAAAATTGGATTCCAATCGACGAAACCTTTCACCGTTGCTTTTCTCTCTATAAAAACAACTTAGTTCGTCTTATTACGGTTCGTGGTGAAGAGCATATTGGATACTACAAAGGTACGCATAGAAGAATCAACGCCATTAATTTACTTTCAAAAGAGACCTCGTTTAGTATCACAGCACCTCAAATTAAGTATATTGAACTTCTTTTCGTTTCAGTTCTTGGCGATATTACTCGTTCAAAAGGAGACTTTTCATGA
- a CDS encoding type II toxin-antitoxin system Phd/YefM family antitoxin — MNGAREKPSFHKEQMYTSSEAAKRFGTLRKQAKERPQYITVNGHIVAVVMDYQNYEDMYMRLQELEDQIIEKRIDDLENHPEAAVAWRSIRK; from the coding sequence ATGAATGGAGCTCGTGAAAAGCCAAGCTTCCATAAAGAACAGATGTATACTTCCTCTGAAGCCGCGAAGCGATTTGGTACGCTTCGGAAACAAGCAAAAGAACGGCCTCAATATATCACGGTTAATGGGCATATTGTCGCTGTTGTTATGGATTATCAGAATTATGAAGATATGTATATGCGTCTGCAAGAACTTGAAGATCAAATCATCGAAAAGCGTATTGACGATCTTGAAAATCATCCTGAGGCCGCGGTAGCTTGGAGAAGTATTAGAAAATAA
- a CDS encoding M48 family metallopeptidase produces the protein MLQKAIILVFLVVLSINTSHGECYIFASDAVEVQEGDNFYLNYKDATYSDPHVSSIFRKLLNAMETSRSKSYMVRVYKNNVMNAFCGPDAQVYIYSPIADLPDDCIAGVMAHELGHNEKKHWQNAYERVMLQQIGIAGLALKGGVTGLGLQLADTATKALFFRGYGFEKEWEADNYGFDLLIRTEYNPMGLALFLHEVDKPEYQSPNTTAEFINPHPQTAKRIVNQTNRLAEWTSGKVVVEPLTGAFTINKVPILTPVRRQDGFTTAGELASRVVKKNLILLAKDGTIYDKKGAILYLEGWSTKPFDDVVASLTVAGFTVETE, from the coding sequence ATGCTTCAAAAAGCAATCATTCTTGTGTTTTTGGTAGTTTTATCAATCAATACAAGTCATGGCGAATGCTATATTTTTGCAAGTGATGCTGTTGAAGTTCAAGAAGGAGATAATTTTTATTTAAATTATAAGGACGCAACATATTCTGATCCACACGTATCGAGTATATTTAGAAAATTACTTAATGCAATGGAGACAAGTCGTTCCAAATCATATATGGTTCGTGTATATAAAAATAACGTAATGAATGCTTTTTGCGGGCCTGACGCACAAGTATATATTTATTCACCTATTGCTGATTTACCGGATGATTGTATTGCCGGGGTTATGGCTCATGAGTTGGGGCATAATGAAAAGAAACACTGGCAGAACGCATATGAACGCGTTATGCTTCAACAAATTGGAATAGCTGGACTAGCCCTCAAGGGTGGTGTTACCGGATTAGGGCTGCAATTAGCCGATACGGCAACAAAAGCACTCTTCTTCAGAGGGTATGGTTTCGAAAAGGAATGGGAAGCTGATAATTATGGATTTGACCTTCTTATAAGAACCGAATACAATCCAATGGGTTTAGCTCTCTTTTTACATGAAGTTGATAAACCAGAATACCAATCACCTAATACCACCGCAGAATTTATCAATCCACATCCTCAAACCGCAAAGCGAATCGTAAATCAAACCAATCGACTTGCCGAATGGACGAGTGGAAAAGTGGTTGTGGAGCCGCTTACCGGAGCTTTTACAATCAATAAAGTTCCCATTTTAACTCCTGTTCGTAGACAAGACGGTTTTACTACGGCTGGGGAACTAGCCTCTAGAGTAGTAAAAAAGAATTTAATTTTATTAGCAAAAGATGGAACTATCTACGATAAAAAGGGCGCTATTCTTTATCTAGAAGGGTGGAGTACAAAACCGTTTGATGATGTAGTTGCATCCTTAACGGTTGCAGGCTTTACGGTTGAAACGGAATAA
- a CDS encoding CHC2 zinc finger domain-containing protein: MILFKDLKALYSISDALADLQLEIVGQKGTEVRCRCVMSAQNHQNGDQNPSMYINLEKNFFKCHSCGVCGDQFHLLEYGLGKTRGEVWRYVNERLGYNQTNSSPAAPPPVPLAPPQKWQQKDAFSEICQDSINDCYDVFEKLGSAYDEGHLNVSPDVMNNIQSAMTRRTDRIQCLDIFEDPKLADNVLHELWDFTERMKRYLLENIQK; the protein is encoded by the coding sequence ATGATACTATTTAAGGATTTAAAAGCTCTGTACAGTATCAGTGATGCTCTGGCCGACCTTCAATTAGAAATTGTCGGCCAAAAAGGAACAGAGGTCCGTTGTCGCTGTGTTATGTCTGCGCAGAATCATCAAAATGGCGACCAAAATCCTTCCATGTATATTAACTTGGAAAAAAACTTCTTCAAATGCCACTCTTGCGGGGTATGTGGGGACCAATTTCATCTACTGGAATATGGATTAGGTAAAACGAGAGGCGAAGTATGGCGATATGTCAATGAACGATTGGGCTATAACCAGACCAATTCATCGCCTGCAGCACCGCCTCCGGTACCGTTAGCCCCTCCGCAAAAATGGCAGCAGAAAGACGCGTTCTCGGAAATATGTCAGGATAGCATTAACGATTGCTATGACGTATTTGAGAAACTGGGAAGCGCCTATGACGAAGGCCATTTGAACGTTTCTCCAGACGTAATGAACAACATCCAAAGCGCAATGACCCGTCGAACAGACCGAATCCAATGTTTGGACATTTTTGAAGATCCAAAGCTCGCTGATAATGTACTCCATGAGCTATGGGATTTTACGGAACGTATGAAGCGATACCTACTGGAGAATATCCAGAAATAG
- a CDS encoding M48 family metallopeptidase, translating into MMKWLFSLLFLLYLSPVSAAPLPNLDKAYEFQQGQLLSSQFEMNWQLIEIGPSVDALQKTSKRLLKALGNKNQPYTVTLVKRNDINAFSFPNGRIYVTKGLINYVQNQDELAFVIAHEIGHQEHGDFLWAANRYIQQELGKAFGPTSAAQMERFKNIAGAAVITSGYGVEREYWADAFSLRLVKKAKFNPKAGLKLFQRLLQDSQSMDEADGHPSLKNRADKQEELLHLKP; encoded by the coding sequence ATGATGAAGTGGCTATTCTCCCTACTCTTTCTTCTTTACCTCTCCCCGGTTAGTGCCGCTCCTCTTCCAAACTTAGATAAGGCGTATGAATTCCAACAAGGACAGCTGCTTTCAAGTCAGTTTGAAATGAATTGGCAACTCATCGAAATCGGCCCTTCTGTTGATGCATTGCAAAAAACGTCTAAACGCTTGCTTAAGGCCCTAGGCAATAAAAACCAACCCTATACAGTAACGCTGGTTAAACGAAATGATATCAACGCCTTTTCCTTCCCTAATGGTAGGATCTATGTTACAAAAGGCCTAATCAACTACGTGCAAAATCAAGATGAACTCGCTTTCGTTATCGCCCATGAGATAGGGCATCAGGAACATGGCGATTTTCTTTGGGCTGCTAATCGGTACATTCAGCAAGAATTAGGCAAAGCTTTTGGACCCACTTCGGCAGCCCAAATGGAACGGTTTAAAAACATTGCCGGCGCCGCCGTTATTACTTCTGGCTATGGGGTGGAACGCGAATATTGGGCCGATGCGTTTTCTCTTAGATTAGTAAAAAAAGCCAAATTCAATCCAAAAGCAGGCTTAAAGCTATTTCAAAGATTATTACAAGATAGCCAAAGCATGGACGAAGCAGATGGACACCCTTCTTTAAAAAACAGAGCCGATAAGCAAGAAGAACTTCTCCACCTAAAGCCATAA
- a CDS encoding CPBP family intramembrane glutamic endopeptidase, with amino-acid sequence MGATLKGFSIVVFVPAIMYFAISWVFMGRADGLMAFYVILYSLMLMVSMRYSQTQPLLGLDIGWKYIRTEPWLLLGGLVLWVLMLPWVLFVKEMMDIAEATVLFSPVPVVLEKYGLFGAVMTFGLAPIAEEYFFRHFLYGNLANRMAPFAAALISSVVYGLSHTHLLLIGSMFVVGMVQCFFYERVRALSLVIFTNIVLQILLSFMTKI; translated from the coding sequence ATGGGAGCTACACTAAAAGGATTTTCCATTGTAGTATTCGTGCCTGCCATTATGTATTTTGCGATTAGTTGGGTGTTCATGGGAAGAGCCGACGGACTGATGGCATTTTACGTAATTTTATATTCTCTAATGCTTATGGTTTCTATGCGTTATTCCCAGACTCAACCGCTTTTGGGACTGGATATCGGGTGGAAATATATTCGGACGGAACCATGGTTATTGCTGGGCGGTCTTGTATTATGGGTTCTCATGCTGCCCTGGGTATTGTTTGTAAAAGAGATGATGGATATTGCCGAAGCAACCGTCCTTTTTTCACCTGTTCCCGTTGTCCTTGAAAAATATGGGCTGTTCGGTGCAGTTATGACGTTTGGGTTGGCACCCATTGCAGAAGAGTATTTTTTTAGACATTTTCTGTATGGTAATCTTGCAAATCGAATGGCGCCCTTTGCAGCAGCTTTAATCTCCAGTGTTGTATATGGACTTTCTCATACACATCTTTTGTTAATTGGCTCTATGTTTGTCGTTGGAATGGTCCAGTGTTTCTTTTACGAGCGAGTACGGGCTTTATCACTTGTGATTTTCACCAATATTGTTTTGCAAATCTTACTGAGCTTCATGACAAAAATTTGA
- a CDS encoding PilN domain-containing protein yields MVLLILLSGSVIAIQKYYPGNMTGQALDEEYQRNAQHLTDTQKRIDILQKAQLERRPIVLLMEEVILRRPDGVWLTKVEVGEGQKSGSVVVEGFGRKASDFQDFVEKLQQSDKTIISGAVMEKIGTSNGNVKTFQLKALTAK; encoded by the coding sequence TTGGTCCTTCTCATTCTGCTTAGCGGGTCTGTAATTGCAATACAGAAGTATTATCCCGGAAATATGACCGGCCAAGCACTAGACGAAGAATATCAGCGAAATGCGCAGCACCTTACCGATACTCAAAAACGGATTGATATTCTTCAAAAAGCGCAATTAGAGCGTCGGCCCATTGTTTTATTGATGGAAGAGGTAATCCTTCGCCGGCCGGACGGTGTATGGTTAACCAAAGTAGAAGTAGGAGAAGGGCAAAAATCAGGTTCGGTAGTAGTAGAAGGTTTTGGCCGAAAGGCTTCTGATTTTCAGGATTTTGTCGAAAAGCTGCAGCAAAGCGACAAGACCATCATCTCTGGAGCGGTTATGGAAAAAATCGGCACCAGTAACGGAAACGTAAAAACATTTCAGCTAAAGGCGTTAACAGCCAAGTAG
- a CDS encoding type II secretion system protein GspD, translating to MHKAFGKVVRVLFVALFLLSASPPAFAEGSADPVLISAEYKNTRLTDTLDSLSYLSGNKIIVVGKLDGTVVARFDNLTFETILEKLGKAFNFSWTIEDGIILVSPNDTMATQVKTFALHHTNLKSAKEKLATFISESKIAINNEESSVTVDSTPGNLKKAQAILEEMDVPVKQVMIQAQMIQIDRTDAEKLGFTYSWNSYDSTKSPWKFSYTTTFDANRILTNGSIIARPSITTFNGLEAKISMSDDVPILKTTVATDGTKTTDVEYKKVGVELNVTPRVNDINGKYITMKIHPTVSAIVKMIEQNNVTAPQVAIREAETTVRVRSGETVIIGGLIKDEELNNLTKIPLLGDLPFFGKFFQHKDNTKTKSEVFIFVTPILLDELSSADVPEEYVSKGASSARLVNGDKAPYEASLRGKENTQ from the coding sequence ATGCATAAGGCTTTTGGCAAAGTTGTAAGGGTGTTGTTTGTGGCATTGTTTTTATTGTCGGCTTCGCCGCCGGCTTTCGCAGAAGGAAGCGCAGATCCTGTTTTGATTTCGGCCGAATATAAAAATACCCGTCTTACGGATACCTTAGATTCACTTTCGTATCTGTCCGGCAATAAAATCATTGTGGTTGGAAAACTTGATGGTACCGTGGTTGCCCGTTTTGATAATCTGACCTTTGAAACCATTTTAGAAAAGTTGGGTAAGGCCTTCAATTTCAGTTGGACGATTGAAGACGGGATAATTTTAGTAAGTCCCAACGATACGATGGCGACGCAAGTAAAGACGTTTGCGTTGCATCACACCAATCTGAAGTCGGCCAAGGAAAAGCTTGCTACGTTTATTTCGGAATCTAAAATTGCTATTAACAATGAGGAATCTAGTGTAACGGTAGACAGTACGCCGGGTAATCTAAAAAAAGCGCAAGCAATTTTAGAAGAGATGGACGTTCCGGTTAAACAGGTCATGATTCAAGCGCAAATGATTCAAATTGATCGGACTGACGCGGAAAAACTCGGCTTTACCTATAGCTGGAACAGCTATGATTCTACGAAGTCTCCGTGGAAATTCAGCTATACGACTACCTTCGATGCAAACCGAATCTTAACGAATGGTTCTATTATTGCAAGACCTTCCATTACTACCTTCAACGGACTGGAAGCAAAAATCAGCATGTCTGACGATGTGCCAATCCTTAAAACAACGGTAGCAACGGACGGAACGAAAACCACCGATGTTGAGTATAAAAAGGTTGGCGTGGAACTGAATGTCACGCCGCGAGTCAATGACATTAACGGTAAATATATCACCATGAAAATCCATCCTACGGTTAGTGCTATTGTAAAAATGATTGAGCAAAACAACGTAACGGCGCCGCAGGTAGCCATTCGCGAGGCGGAAACAACCGTTCGGGTTCGCTCGGGTGAAACGGTAATTATCGGCGGCCTGATCAAAGATGAAGAGTTGAATAATCTGACCAAAATTCCCCTTTTGGGCGATTTGCCCTTCTTTGGGAAGTTTTTTCAACACAAAGATAACACTAAGACAAAATCGGAAGTGTTTATCTTTGTTACCCCAATCTTGCTGGATGAGTTAAGCAGCGCCGACGTTCCAGAAGAATACGTTAGTAAGGGAGCCTCGTCCGCACGTCTTGTCAATGGAGATAAAGCTCCCTACGAGGCATCTCTTAGAGGAAAGGAAAATACGCAATGA
- a CDS encoding GspE/PulE family protein, producing MRRGTIFHSSRLEDRFGESSNVLSSNLKDAKTDMVLKEAVIPPDVLKMIDLDTVKQYSILPLHFDPTSKILQVVADSVDVAKVLPQLERKAGVSIDFLFTDKMNLREGINHHYQISIEHCAVNQVPLNFVSTSVEEEPEEQEEDTQSMTGPSAEFVDTLFRHAIERRASDIHMDPYANGNIRIRFRIDGVLIDVSDQFIPLTKKNAKAITNRIKILSELDIGKAKEIQDGSLKIQVDSETENHRKVDFRLNFLPTDIGAQKPVLRVLDTNKTALNLEDLGFWPEEIQMLMRLSRRSHGMILIAGPTGSGKTTTLYSLMHTYDSESLNICTVENPVEYHVDGFTQVSVKENMDFAVVLKAFLRQDPDVILVGETRDKETARTAIEAAQTGHLLYTTLHTNDAVSTVNRMLTLGVAPSMLYSEMLAIVAQRLVRKICPYCSEDYTPSDELWNCLNSEEQNYLSQGHMKKGRGCPRCYNLGYYDRMVVPEILTFDNHTRSRFIQNADPIDNTLWLQKHKKFVTMWDRGLSLVKQGITTLDEVIRVFYDGENKLRSED from the coding sequence ATGAGAAGAGGCACGATTTTTCATAGCTCACGCTTAGAGGATCGTTTTGGGGAATCTTCAAACGTATTATCTTCGAACCTAAAAGATGCAAAAACGGATATGGTTTTGAAAGAAGCCGTAATTCCACCGGATGTTCTCAAAATGATCGATCTTGATACAGTGAAGCAATATAGTATTTTGCCTCTCCATTTCGATCCAACGAGTAAAATTTTGCAGGTCGTCGCAGACAGTGTTGATGTAGCAAAAGTACTACCTCAATTGGAACGAAAAGCCGGCGTGAGTATCGATTTCTTGTTTACCGATAAGATGAATCTCCGGGAGGGGATCAATCACCATTATCAAATCTCCATTGAGCATTGCGCGGTTAATCAGGTTCCTCTGAACTTTGTTTCCACCTCGGTTGAAGAAGAGCCAGAAGAACAAGAGGAAGATACCCAGTCGATGACCGGTCCTAGCGCGGAATTTGTTGATACGCTCTTTCGACACGCGATTGAACGGCGCGCCTCGGATATTCATATGGACCCGTATGCAAATGGGAATATTCGCATACGATTCCGGATTGATGGCGTGTTAATTGATGTGTCCGATCAATTTATTCCTCTAACCAAAAAGAATGCCAAAGCTATTACTAACCGAATCAAAATCCTATCGGAATTAGACATTGGCAAAGCAAAAGAAATTCAAGATGGTTCTTTAAAAATCCAAGTCGATTCCGAAACAGAAAATCATCGAAAGGTTGATTTTCGTTTAAACTTTTTGCCCACTGACATTGGTGCCCAAAAGCCTGTTTTACGCGTATTGGACACCAATAAAACGGCTTTAAATTTAGAAGATCTTGGCTTTTGGCCAGAAGAAATTCAAATGTTGATGCGTCTTAGCCGGCGGTCGCATGGCATGATTTTAATTGCAGGCCCGACCGGCTCAGGCAAAACAACAACTCTTTACTCCTTAATGCACACCTATGATTCGGAAAGCCTTAATATTTGCACCGTCGAAAATCCAGTCGAATATCACGTTGATGGGTTTACTCAAGTTTCGGTAAAGGAAAACATGGATTTTGCAGTTGTGCTGAAAGCCTTCTTAAGACAAGATCCGGATGTAATTCTAGTCGGTGAAACCCGTGACAAAGAAACGGCACGAACCGCCATTGAAGCGGCTCAAACAGGCCATTTGCTGTACACTACGCTGCATACGAATGATGCAGTATCTACGGTTAACCGTATGCTTACGCTAGGCGTTGCACCCTCTATGCTATACAGTGAAATGCTGGCCATTGTGGCACAGCGTCTAGTTCGGAAGATTTGTCCGTATTGTTCTGAAGATTACACCCCAAGTGATGAATTATGGAACTGTCTAAATAGCGAAGAGCAAAACTATTTGAGCCAGGGACATATGAAAAAGGGAAGAGGGTGTCCCAGGTGCTATAATCTCGGCTACTATGATCGAATGGTAGTACCTGAAATATTAACGTTCGATAATCACACCCGAAGCCGGTTTATCCAGAATGCAGATCCGATTGATAACACCTTGTGGCTGCAAAAGCATAAGAAGTTTGTTACGATGTGGGACCGTGGTCTATCACTGGTTAAACAAGGCATTACAACGTTGGATGAAGTGATCCGCGTCTTCTACGATGGGGAAAACAAACTTCGATCCGAAGACTAG